The Fervidicoccaceae archaeon genome contains the following window.
GCCAGGTCCTGCCTCCCACCTTCAGCAGAAGATCCGAGTCCTCGCTGAGGATCCTGAGCTCGTCTATCTTGGAGAGAGCCCTCGCGATCCTCTCCTGCGCGGATGCCTGCTCGCGCCAGGCCGCCACGGGGTCGGGCTCGTGAAGCTTCATTGAGCGGAACACGAACTCCCGCCACTCGAGCGGCGCGAAGCCGGCCTCCTGAGCCGATGCCGGAGTTGGGAAGTGGGTCGTCACCCACCTGAGCTCTCGCCTCGCGTCTCTCTCCAGGAATATCTCTTTCAGCCTCCTCGTGGCGCGAGCTCTCGCGCTAATCCTCTCGGGGTCCACCGTTAGGAGCGGCTTGGTGTGGGATGGCGCTCCTATTTTGGCCAAGGCGCTCACTTTAGAGTATACGAACTCGTCTATGGGCGATAGAAACTCGAGGAGCTCGCGAGGAGCTCGCCTATAGAAGAACTCGAGGAGCTCGTCGTCGACGAGCTCGATTCTCGGGTAGGCCCCCCTCACCACGGCTCGCATATAGAGGCTCTTGATTCCCTCGAGGCCTTGGAGCCCGCCAACGATTAGGAGCTCGTCGCGCGGCTTCAACTCCAGGCAGTAATCGGCCAACAGCTCCCCGAAGCTCTCCACGGGGTCACTCCTGCGCGGGGCACTCACAGGTCCTCGCCTCGTCCCTTTCGAGCGCGATCATCCCCGCGCGCCTCAGCTCGCAGAGAACAGCTCATCGTTCGCCTAGGTGTTGTCTCTTCACGGGCGCGCTAGCGCTCAGCAAACGCTCTAATTAAATCTATTCGCCTCGGGACCGCGCAGCGTAGCGCGATGATAATTTTAAGCCGCGCGCTGCTCAAGTCGGGGAGGCTCAGGGGTGGGACGTTGAGCGCGTCGACCTACGCCTTGATAGGTCTAGCGTTAGGGGCTCTCGGCTTAGGGCTGGCCTCTCTCAGCTTCTGGTATATCGAGAGACTGCCAAAGGGCACGGAGAGAATGGTCGAGGTCTGGAGAGCGATACGCGAGGGCAGCTCGGCGTACATGAGGAGGCAACTGAAGACGATCATGAGCTTCTCGGCGATCATGGCCGCCGTGGCGGCTTTCTCCGTCTACGTTGGCTATAGGATCCGAGTTCTCCCAACGAGGCCCGAGCTCTCCGATGAGGTGATATTGGAGTCCGCGTTGATAGGAGCCTCGGTGATCCTGGGCTCTCTAGCTTCGCTCTTCGCGGCGTTCCTGAGCATGGACGCCTCGACGAGAGCCAACGTGAGGATGGCGGAGGGAGCTAGAGTCGGCACGTGGAACGCGCTACGCATAGCCGTTCTAGGAGGCTCGGTGCTGGGCTTCTCCGTTCCATCGATGAGCCTCTTCGGGATATCCGCCCTCTACTTGCTCTACTCCTCGCTCGTGGGCGGCGGAGGGCCCCTAGAGCTTAGGCTGGCGCTCGACGCGGTGGCCGGATTTGCCTTCGGAGCCAGTCTCTCAGCTCTCTTCGCGCAACTCGGCGGGGGCATCTATACTAAGGCGGCGGACATAGGAGCCGACCTCGTGGGCAAGGTCGAGGCGGGCATACCCGAGGACGATCCGAGGAATCCCGCCGTGATAGCCGACCAGGTCGGAGATAACGTGGGCGACTGCGCGGGGAGAGGAGCTGACGTCTTCGAGTCGGTCACGGCCGAGACCCTGGGCGCGATGCTCATAGGATGGGCAGTCTACCTATTGCTCGCGCAGTCGGGCGTAGACCACGTCGAGGCGTCGAAGTACATTTTCTTGCCGCTCTTGATGGCTGGCGTGGGCGTGCTCTCGACTATTCCTGGCGTCTTCTTGGCGTCCCATCAAAAGAGATTCAAAGAGCCCGTGGAGCCCATGAGGAACGCCGTGATGCTGTCGGGCCTAGCAGCGGTCGCGGGCATCGCGGCGACGCTGAGAGTCGTGGTCCCCGAGTCGTGGGCCCACATGTTAGCCGCTACGCTCTGCGGAGTCGCCGCGTCGGTGTTGATAGTGTTGCTCACGAATCTCTACACCGCCAGCAGGGCTAGAGCCGTGGTGGAGATCGCCGAGGCCTCGATAAGCGGCCCCGCGATAACGATTCTCCAAGGCCTCGGAGTAGGCATGAGAGCCACGGCGCTCCCAATAATCGTTATATCGATAGCGCTGGCTACTTCCTTCGTGATAGGGGTCGATGCCGCGCCTTCGCTGGGCTTAGCCCACTCTGGCGTCGACTCGCGGCTCGCCGAGTTCATAGCGGGAGTCTACGGAACGGCGCTGGCCACCATGGGGATGCTCGCTCTCTCGGGAATCATCATGACGCTCGACGGGGCTGGCCCCATCTCGGATAACGCCGGGGGGATAGCCGAGATGAGCGGTCTCGAGAGCGATGTAAGAGAGAGGCTGGAGCCCCTCGATGCCCTCGGTAACGTCACCAAGGCCTTAACGAAGGGCTACGCCATGGGGTCGGCCGCTCTCGCCTCTCTTCTGCTCTTCCAAGCCTTCGTGCAGGACTACGTGGCTAGAGACCCATCCGTCCTCACGGCGATCAACGGTGGAGTGACCATAGACGCCGAGGGCTTCCTCTCGGCTCTCAGCGGGTTCCTAGACAAGCTCCTCTTGGTTAGGCCCGAGATCGTCATCAGCGTCATCATTGGAGCCATGCTGCCCTTCCTCTTCTCGGCTCTGGCCCTCAGGGCTGTCGCCAGAGCCGCCTTTCATATGGTCGAGGAGGTTAGGAGGCAGTTTAGAGAGAGGCCGGGGATCCTCGAGGGTAAGGAGAAGCCCGACTATTATCGAGCCGTCGACGTGAGCACGAGCTTCGCTCTGAGGAATATGACTGCTCCGGCCCTCGTCGTCATAGCGACCCCCCTCATCGTGGGCGCCCTCTTCGGCGGACCGGCGGTGGGGGCCCTAGTGATAGGAGCTACGGCGAGCGCCATATCTCTCGCGATAACAATGATGTGGGGCGGAGCGGCCTGGGATAACGCCAAGAAGTACATAGAGTCGGGCCACTTCGGCGGCAAAAGATCACCGGCTCACGCGGCGGCAGTAGTTGGCGACACCGTGGGGGACCCGCTGAAGGATACCGCCGGCCCCTCGCTCCACATAGTAATCAAGCTGCTCAACACGATATCGCTCGTCTTCATACCGCTGTACATGCTGTGGCTATTGCAGGGAGTCTTCCCATGAAGGCTCTTTCGCTGTGATGCGCCTCTTAGAGAAATCTTTTTAAATAAAACCTGGATTCCTTAGCCAGGTGGCTCTCGTGAGCTCTCGCCTTCACGCCTTAGCTCTCGCTCTCTCGTTGATCGCGATAGCATCCGTCGTGGCCTCCTACGAGGTAGCGGAGCGGCGCCTCGATCTAATTCAAACTAGACTGGAGGCCGTCGAGGCTAAGCTGGAGAAGCCGAGCGCGTTCCCCGTTCAGCTCGTAGATTCGCTGGGACGCTCGGTGGTGATAGTCAACGAGCCTAAGCGCATAGTCAGCATAGCTCCCTCGACCACCGAGATCCTCTTCGCGATCGGAGCCGGGGAGAAGGTCGTCGGAGTCGATAGATTTTCTAATTATCCGCCCGATGTGGTGGAGCTCGCGCGAGCTGGCAAAATACAATACGTGGGAGACTTCATCAATCCCAGTATCGAGACAATACTTAAGTTGAGGCCGGATCTCGTAGTCGGAACTGGAGGAGTGCAGGCTAGACACATCGAGGCCCTCGCCTCTCGGGGCCTCACGGTTCTAGCCCTCGATGCCGAGAACCTGGAGGAGCTGTACAGGTGCATCCTCCTCTTAGGAGTCGCGACCGGCGAGAGCGAGAGAGCGAGAGCACTGGTCGAGGAGTTGAAAGCCAACTTATCGCTCATCGAGAGCCTGTCGAGCGGAGCGCCGAGCAGGCCGACGGCGCTTTTAATCGTGTGGGTTGAGCCCATATACGCGGCCGGAGGAGCGAGTTGGATCAACGATTTGATCGAGATCGCCGGGGGCATCAACGTCCTAGCAAATGTTTCGACCGCTTGGCCGCAGCTCTCGGTGGAGACGCTCCTAAGACTCGACCCCGACGTCGTGATTCTCACGGAGCACGCGGGCGGTCTCGCGAACTCTGAGCAAGCTCTAAGCTGGCTGAGGAGTCTCCCCGGCGGGGGAGAGCTCAAGGCCGTAAAGAGCGGCAGAGTCTACATGGTCCATGGCGACCTCAACGACGCTTTCTCGAGACCTTCGCCCAGAGTGCCCGTCGTGGCGGCCTCTCTCCTCGCGGTGTTGCACCCGGAGCTTCTAGGCGTTGGCGAGCTGCCCAAGGATCTCAGCTTAAGCGACGTGGTGCCACTCCTCTGGCGCGTGGTCAACGCCACGACGACGAGCGTGGCCGTAGCTCGATGATAAATTGGCGAGAGGCAGCAGCTCTTTGAGGCGCGACGAGAGGCTCTACATAATTTTTCTCCAACGCAGGGTGCGGTTCTCTCTACTACTATCGCTTTCGGCTCTACTCTCAGTAACGCTCTTTAGCCTACTCGTCGGCCCGACGGGCATCCTGAGCCTCGAGGACCTACTACGCGGAGAGCCTGTGGCTGCGCTCAGGCTTTCGAGGACTCTAGGCGGACTCTCGGCCGGCGTGGCTCTCGGCCTCGGGGGCTTCGCTCTCCAGAGCGTTCTCAGGAACCCGTTGGTGGACCCCTACGTGGTTGGGACGTCCTCGGGAGCTCTTCTGGGCAGCTTCGTCGCCGCGCTCGCCGGGGCGCCCCTCGGTCCTCTGGGCAACTTCATTGGGGGGCTGCTGGGGGCTCTGGCTGCTCTCGCCGCTACTTACGCGGCCGGGAGAATATCGGGCTTCACCACAACGGGGCTTGTTCTCTCGGGCGTCGTGGTCACGATTTTGTGCTCCAGCCTCTCCGCGATGCTCCTTCTGCTTCACGCCGACAAGCTCCGCTGGGGCGTCGCGTGGTACTTCGGCTCGCTCTCGCTCGTGGCGAGAGCGCATCAACTCTTTATTCTCGCGAGCGGGGCCGCCCCACTCATCGCGCTCCTCGCGGCTAGGCTCAGGTGGCTCAAGCTCTACGCGCTGGGGGAGGAGCACGCGCGCGTCGCGGGGGTCGAGCCGGAGAAGCTCAGGCGCGAGGTCCTCCTCGCGGTGGCTTGGGGGGCGGCGGCCGTCTCCTCGACCGCGGGACCCATAGGTTTCGTGGGTCTCATGGTGCCCCACATCGCGAGACTCGTCTCGGGGGGAGAGGTGGGCGCCACCTTCTTGCTCACGGCGGCGCTGTCGCCTACTCTCTTGCTTTTAGGCGACATCGCGGCTAGGATTGTAGCGAGTCCAGCCGAGCTGCCCGTGGGAGTCGTCACCAGCGTGCTGGGCTCTCTCTTCTTCCTCTACATCTTCCTGAGCTCGATCAAGAGAATCGGGGTCAGAGCGCGATGATCCGGCTAAGGATCGAAGGCGACATAGGCTGGAGCCGCTCCAGGCCCGTGCTGGAGCGCGTCAAGCTCGCATTCTCGTCGGGAGAGCTCAATTGCGTTCTGGGGCCCAACGGGAGCGGCAAGACCACGCTACTGCTGACGCTCGGCGGAGCTCTTAAACCTCTGAGCGGCCGCGTCGAGCTGAGCCCTCCTCGAGCCGAGGCGGTGTATGTCCCAGCTTATCCCCCAGACTTCAGCGGACTATCGGTCGGCGTGGTCTTGTCCTATTACGTCTCGGGATGCAGAGGGATCCTGCCTGGTCGCGAGCGCGAGGAGTTCGAGAGAGCCCTCGAGCTCCTCGAGCGACTCGGAGGAGAAATAGAGCCGGAGCGCGGAGCTGATGAGCTGAGCACCGGGGAGAGGACGAAGCTTATGCTGGCGGGAGCCCTGGCATCGAGAGCTCGGATCCTGCTCCTCGACGAGCCGACCAGCCACCTGGACGTGAGAGCTAGGCTCGAGCTATTCTCGCTGCTCCGCGAGGCGCGCCGCGAGAAACTGGTCATTGCTAGCATGCACGAGGTGAACGAGGCTTCGCTGTACTGCGATTCGGCGACTCTCCTAAGCGGGGGCGAGGCCCTTCAGGGCCCCGTCAGAGAGATCTTGAGGACCGAGAACTTGACGAGAGCATATCGCGTGGAGTTCGAGGAGATACTTTCTGGGAGATTCAGGTTCTTCGTCCCTCTCCGGCCTCTAGGGGTCGGACGATCAGCCTAAGCCCCCGAACCGATATCACCGCGACCTTGCTGCCTCGGGGCACGAATCTCCCATCGATCGAGCTCGCGGTCCAGT
Protein-coding sequences here:
- a CDS encoding aminopeptidase, whose amino-acid sequence is MSAPRRSDPVESFGELLADYCLELKPRDELLIVGGLQGLEGIKSLYMRAVVRGAYPRIELVDDELLEFFYRRAPRELLEFLSPIDEFVYSKVSALAKIGAPSHTKPLLTVDPERISARARATRRLKEIFLERDARRELRWVTTHFPTPASAQEAGFAPLEWREFVFRSMKLHEPDPVAAWREQASAQERIARALSKIDELRILSEDSDLLLKVGGRTWLSDDGKNNMPGGEVFTAPLEDTAEGAVSFTYPALWGGAEIEGVRLVFRRGVVVEARALRGDEFLRKMLSTDEGASRLGEVAFGLNYDIDRFTKHVLFDEKIGGTIHLALGAAYPATGGRNASSIHWDMVKDMRRGKVLGDGDVIYENGRFLWDLI
- a CDS encoding sodium-translocating pyrophosphatase; amino-acid sequence: MIILSRALLKSGRLRGGTLSASTYALIGLALGALGLGLASLSFWYIERLPKGTERMVEVWRAIREGSSAYMRRQLKTIMSFSAIMAAVAAFSVYVGYRIRVLPTRPELSDEVILESALIGASVILGSLASLFAAFLSMDASTRANVRMAEGARVGTWNALRIAVLGGSVLGFSVPSMSLFGISALYLLYSSLVGGGGPLELRLALDAVAGFAFGASLSALFAQLGGGIYTKAADIGADLVGKVEAGIPEDDPRNPAVIADQVGDNVGDCAGRGADVFESVTAETLGAMLIGWAVYLLLAQSGVDHVEASKYIFLPLLMAGVGVLSTIPGVFLASHQKRFKEPVEPMRNAVMLSGLAAVAGIAATLRVVVPESWAHMLAATLCGVAASVLIVLLTNLYTASRARAVVEIAEASISGPAITILQGLGVGMRATALPIIVISIALATSFVIGVDAAPSLGLAHSGVDSRLAEFIAGVYGTALATMGMLALSGIIMTLDGAGPISDNAGGIAEMSGLESDVRERLEPLDALGNVTKALTKGYAMGSAALASLLLFQAFVQDYVARDPSVLTAINGGVTIDAEGFLSALSGFLDKLLLVRPEIVISVIIGAMLPFLFSALALRAVARAAFHMVEEVRRQFRERPGILEGKEKPDYYRAVDVSTSFALRNMTAPALVVIATPLIVGALFGGPAVGALVIGATASAISLAITMMWGGAAWDNAKKYIESGHFGGKRSPAHAAAVVGDTVGDPLKDTAGPSLHIVIKLLNTISLVFIPLYMLWLLQGVFP
- a CDS encoding ABC transporter substrate-binding protein; translated protein: MSSRLHALALALSLIAIASVVASYEVAERRLDLIQTRLEAVEAKLEKPSAFPVQLVDSLGRSVVIVNEPKRIVSIAPSTTEILFAIGAGEKVVGVDRFSNYPPDVVELARAGKIQYVGDFINPSIETILKLRPDLVVGTGGVQARHIEALASRGLTVLALDAENLEELYRCILLLGVATGESERARALVEELKANLSLIESLSSGAPSRPTALLIVWVEPIYAAGGASWINDLIEIAGGINVLANVSTAWPQLSVETLLRLDPDVVILTEHAGGLANSEQALSWLRSLPGGGELKAVKSGRVYMVHGDLNDAFSRPSPRVPVVAASLLAVLHPELLGVGELPKDLSLSDVVPLLWRVVNATTTSVAVAR
- a CDS encoding iron ABC transporter permease; this translates as MRRDERLYIIFLQRRVRFSLLLSLSALLSVTLFSLLVGPTGILSLEDLLRGEPVAALRLSRTLGGLSAGVALGLGGFALQSVLRNPLVDPYVVGTSSGALLGSFVAALAGAPLGPLGNFIGGLLGALAALAATYAAGRISGFTTTGLVLSGVVVTILCSSLSAMLLLLHADKLRWGVAWYFGSLSLVARAHQLFILASGAAPLIALLAARLRWLKLYALGEEHARVAGVEPEKLRREVLLAVAWGAAAVSSTAGPIGFVGLMVPHIARLVSGGEVGATFLLTAALSPTLLLLGDIAARIVASPAELPVGVVTSVLGSLFFLYIFLSSIKRIGVRAR
- a CDS encoding ABC transporter ATP-binding protein — encoded protein: MIRLRIEGDIGWSRSRPVLERVKLAFSSGELNCVLGPNGSGKTTLLLTLGGALKPLSGRVELSPPRAEAVYVPAYPPDFSGLSVGVVLSYYVSGCRGILPGREREEFERALELLERLGGEIEPERGADELSTGERTKLMLAGALASRARILLLDEPTSHLDVRARLELFSLLREARREKLVIASMHEVNEASLYCDSATLLSGGEALQGPVREILRTENLTRAYRVEFEEILSGRFRFFVPLRPLGVGRSA